TGATTTCCCTTTTTCCGAACTCGTAGGTTTTAACCGTCGTGTCGAGCTTCTCCGCTATTATCTGGGCCACCTTCTCGATTGGCTGTGCCTCCTCAAACTCCCCCCAGAAGCCTATGCTCAGTCCTCTGTACTCGCCGAAGGGTCCCTTTGGTTCCAAGCCTAGGAGCTTTAAAAGCCCAACGTTGTTTCCAACCTCTGGGTGGGCATCCAGCGGGAGGTGAGCAACGTAGAGGTTTATTCCGCTCTCTATGATGGCCTTAAGCCTCTTGTAGTGTATTCCCGTGATGTAGTTCAGTCCGCCCCAAATCATGCCGTGGTGTACGATAAGCATGTCGGCCTTCCCTTTAACGGCCCTTTCGATTGTTCTCAGGGTGGTGTCAACGGCGAAAGCCACCCTTTCAACCTCTTCCTTTCCCTCGACCTGCAGGCCGTTGCTTGACTTGTCTGGATAAGCCGAAATCTGTAGGTACTCGTCAAGAAAAGCAACGAGCTCGTCGCGGTTCATCTTCCACCCTCCAGCAGGTTTTTGATTTTATTCCCATCGAGGGCTATAACGTTTTCTGGAACGTTTTTGAGACTTCTTGCTACGATAAGATAATGGACTTCACCCTTCCATCCGGTTAGTTCAACCTTCTTCTTCAAGTCCTCAATGAGCCTTTCTCCGTCATGAGCTCGCTTTCTCCACTTGCACTCACCGAAGAGTGCCCTCTTTCTCTCGGCGTCGAGGGCTACTATGTCAATCTCGTATGTTCTTCTCTTTCCACCCTCCCGATGATGGCCCCAGTGTCTTCCCACTAGTGCTGGCTTAAAGGGGAGGTAATCCTCAGCAAATCTCAGGATTTCTCTGCAGGTGAAGTCGAACATCTTTCCAACGTAGTCGGGGAGGTTCCCTTTAACGTCTTCCCACAGCTTTTCCCTGTTTAGTTCGTACTCGCTC
The DNA window shown above is from Thermococcus sp. and carries:
- a CDS encoding Nif3-like dinuclear metal center hexameric protein — its product is MNRDELVAFLDEYLQISAYPDKSSNGLQVEGKEEVERVAFAVDTTLRTIERAVKGKADMLIVHHGMIWGGLNYITGIHYKRLKAIIESGINLYVAHLPLDAHPEVGNNVGLLKLLGLEPKGPFGEYRGLSIGFWGEFEEAQPIEKVAQIIAEKLDTTVKTYEFGKREIKTVGAVSGAGAFALEEAYRKGIDILITGEFGHADYLTAVDLPQSVLVAGHYKTETLGVKALMGLLRERFDLDVFFIDEPTGL